From Actinosynnema mirum DSM 43827, a single genomic window includes:
- the eccE gene encoding type VII secretion protein EccE, whose amino-acid sequence MPRPPQPPPQGRPGPAGGGAQGVPASALRARRRASGSSLGSLPVANLVVLEVGFAIGLLLLAIGATGDGIDPVLMYSAGGVLLVALILAFARSRGRWLTQWIVLVARYSTRSHSRTAKTDAPAESKPQAEESSVIGPEDPRVALLRLAVPDLVIAKGVDHERRPLGLAWHQGAWTAVLLVDPTPGLINPVGSAPNLPLGALVPCLEDRGVVLDAISVIWHCYPGSASLSANSPALTSYLELLGPLPTASRRTTWIAVRLDPKRCAAAIRERGGGVVGAHRALIGALSRVRNALESVGVSIRPLDADELIRAGISAAELTSVAGSANPVSLREKWSGVSAGGVGHSSYAITGWPSKGMRANLNGLTGVRALSSTLSMSISPSSEDGRVGLRGLVRVSARNQAQLDTADTKLKAMSDKLDITLTPLNGMQVAGLSATLPLGGVA is encoded by the coding sequence ATGCCCCGTCCCCCGCAGCCCCCGCCCCAGGGCCGTCCCGGCCCGGCCGGTGGCGGCGCGCAGGGGGTGCCCGCCTCCGCTCTGCGCGCCCGCAGGCGCGCCTCCGGTTCGAGCCTCGGCTCGCTGCCGGTCGCCAACCTGGTCGTCCTCGAGGTCGGCTTCGCCATCGGCCTGCTCCTGCTCGCCATCGGCGCCACCGGGGACGGCATCGACCCGGTCCTGATGTACTCCGCCGGTGGCGTGCTGCTGGTCGCCCTGATCCTGGCGTTCGCCAGGTCGCGCGGGCGCTGGCTGACCCAGTGGATCGTCCTGGTCGCGCGCTACAGCACGCGCTCGCACAGCCGCACCGCCAAGACCGACGCGCCCGCCGAGTCCAAGCCGCAGGCGGAGGAGTCCTCCGTCATCGGCCCCGAGGACCCGAGGGTCGCGCTGCTGCGCCTGGCCGTGCCCGACCTGGTGATCGCGAAGGGCGTCGACCACGAGCGCAGGCCGCTGGGCCTGGCCTGGCACCAGGGCGCCTGGACCGCCGTGCTGCTGGTCGACCCGACGCCCGGCCTGATCAACCCGGTCGGCAGCGCGCCGAACCTGCCGCTGGGCGCGCTGGTCCCGTGCCTGGAGGACCGCGGCGTGGTGCTGGACGCCATCTCGGTGATCTGGCACTGCTACCCCGGCAGCGCCTCGCTGTCCGCGAACTCGCCCGCGCTGACCTCGTACCTGGAGCTGCTGGGCCCGCTGCCCACCGCGTCCCGGCGCACCACGTGGATCGCCGTGCGGCTGGACCCGAAGCGCTGCGCCGCGGCGATCCGGGAGCGCGGCGGCGGCGTCGTGGGCGCGCACCGCGCCCTCATCGGCGCGCTGTCCCGCGTCCGCAACGCCCTGGAGTCCGTCGGCGTGTCGATCCGGCCGCTGGACGCCGACGAGCTGATCCGCGCGGGCATCTCGGCCGCCGAGCTGACCTCGGTCGCGGGCTCGGCGAACCCGGTGTCGCTGCGCGAGAAGTGGTCGGGCGTCTCCGCGGGCGGCGTCGGCCACTCCAGCTACGCCATCACCGGCTGGCCGTCGAAGGGGATGCGCGCCAACCTGAACGGCCTGACCGGCGTGCGCGCGCTGTCGTCCACGCTGTCCATGTCGATCTCGCCGAGCAGCGAGGACGGCCGGGTCGGCCTGCGCGGCCTCGTGCGGGTCAGCGCCCGCAACCAGGCGCAGCTCGACACCGCCGACACCAAGCTCAAGGCGATGTCGGACAAGCTGGACATCACCCTGACCCCGCTGAACGGGATGCAGGTGGCCGGCCTGTCCGCGACCCTCCCGCTGGGGGGCGTCGCGTGA